In a genomic window of Vigna angularis cultivar LongXiaoDou No.4 chromosome 6, ASM1680809v1, whole genome shotgun sequence:
- the LOC108342521 gene encoding uncharacterized protein LOC108342521 produces the protein MGSKDKHDDDESLSVGLKVMLAAAISLFAVISIIIIVHFSVKYFIRRQQRRRQNDLLHQITTQIAPIDVSSVEPRNPGLQTSIIASLPKLFYNQTEQFKRGEVIECSVCLATVMEDAITRVLPNCKHIFHVDCVDKWFNSNTTCPICRTVVDPKVSPEEEHVQPTAPPVVGGDELQDGNEMEKVGCSGLRIGSFHRMKLNMCSNSCNSVCGCGSGVNVVSSIWSSGLKKPQKRPRVPKRGPGVAELEKILREQGGVDITTEKGDSEGFPSFVSRASSSLNFHPLQPSTTTKATPPSSLSSNLATNVSSAPIFDHLGPTTLPASTSMYGKCGSLERSGGSGLVSPEKEFFPLNLNSCKSNLNMNEPIDGNRYDSASSPSRNLSGDWPYPKNQHINNHYSAPITSMTNPRGTSTIGPQNQPELPSNQSLCYNYMSRVPEEQKVGMKRSHSSTLENSLIPPSNFHVLPSFSYYNRHHQSSINDSHGASGFNSTKECYKDAKWGSTLELSNTRFNSDMTVPGHANFPPVVTPEVPSPPMHLFSGVVSKGNALPGHVCEDKLDSCQHSESSEPNRRPFYNFLEVEDSEMTDKMRGENLGGREAGRFGIDLNLKL, from the exons ATGGGTTCCAAAGACAAGCATGACGACGACGAATCGCTCAGTGTAGGCCTAAAGGTGATGCTAGCAGCAGCTATCTCTTTATTTGCTGTGATCTCAATAATCATCATCGTCCATTTTAGTGTCAAATATTTCATCAGACGCCAACAAAGGAGACGCCAAAACGACCTTCTTCACCAGATCACCACTCAGATTGCACCGATTGATGTCAGTTCTGTGGAGCCACGCAACCCTGGACTTCAAACTTCCATCATAGCGTCTCTGCCTAAACTATTCTACAACCAAACGGAACAGTTCAAGCGAGGTGAAGTGATAGAGTGTTCGGTTTGTCTGGCCACCGTTATGGAGGATGCAATTACTAGAGTGCTACCAAATTGTAAGCACATTTTTCATGTTGATTGTGTTGATAAATGGTTTAATTCTAACACGACGTGCCCAATTTGCCGCACTGTGGTTGACCCAAAGGTGTCaccggaagaagaacatgtCCAACCCACAGCACCACCTGTTGTGGGCGGTGATGAGCTGCAAGATGGAAATGAAATGGAGAAAGTGGGGTGTTCGGGTTTGAGAATAGGATCTTTCCATAGGATG AAGTTGAATATGTGCAGCAATTCTTGCAACAGTGTTTGTGGATGTGGGAGTGGTGTGAATGTTGTTAGTAGCATCTGGAGTTCTGGTTTAAAGAAACCGCAGAAACGTCCCAGAGTGCCAAAAAGAGGACCTGGTGTGGCCGAACTTGAGAAGATCCTGAGAGAGCAAGGAGGCGTAGACATAACTACTGAAAAGGGAGATTCAGAGGGATTTCCATCTTTTGTGTCTCGTGCTTCTTCGTCTTTAAACTTCCATCCATTGCAACCTTCGACTACAACAAAAGCTACTCCACCTTCTTCTCTCTCAAGCAATTTGGCTACTAATGTTTCTTCTGCCCCAATATTTGATCATTTAGGTCCCACTACACTCCCAGCCAGTACATCTATGTACGGTAAATGTGGATCACTAGAAAGAAGTGGTGGATCTGGTCTTGTTTCTCCTGAAAAAGAATTCTTTCCCTTGAATCTTAATTCATGTAAGTCTAATTTGAACATGAATGAACCGATTGATGGAAATCGATATGATTCTGCCAGTTCCCCTTCCAGGAATTTATCTGGTGACTGGCCTTATCCAAAAAATCAGCACATAAACAATCACTACTCTGCACCTATTACTTCTATG aCAAATCCCCGTGGGACCTCAACAATCGGCCCTCAAAATCAACCAGAGCTTCCTTCAAACCAAAGTTTGTGTTACAATTACATGTCTAGAGTGCCAGAAGAACAAAAA GTTGGCATGAAGCGATCTCACTCTTCAACCTTGGAAAACTCTCTGATTCCGCCATCGAACTTCCATGTTCTTCCAAGTTTTTCATATTACAATAGACATCATCAATCATCCATAAATGATAGTCATGGTGCTAGTGGTTTCAATTCCACCAAGGAGTGCTATAA GGATGCCAAATGGGGCAGCACTTTGGAGCTTAGTAACACAAGGTTCAATTCTGACATGACAGTTCCTGGTCATGCAAATTTCCCTCCAGTTGTAACTCCTGAAGTTCCTTCACCTCCCATGCATTTGTTTTCAGGTGTTGTTTCAAAGGGGAATGCGCTACCCGGCCATGTTTGTGAA GATAAACTAgactcatgccaacattcagaaTCAAGCGAACCAAATCGTAGACCTTTCTATAACTTCTTAGAAGTGGAGGACTCAGAGATGACAGACAAAATGCGAGGGGAAAATCTTGGGGGACGTGAAGCAGGAAGATTTGGCATTGATCTGAACTTGAAGCTCTGA